TCCGCCTGTAAAACTTCTCTTATTAGCGTACGAATGCCTTCGCTATCATCCACAATTAATATTTTACGCATCGTTCTCTCCTTTTTTAAAGGTCATGCGAACTTGCTTCTCTTATATAATTCTCCCACCATAACCATAATTCCTTTAGCCCCCCCCTGTTTTTATGGTATTTTAGGTGTTGACTAGAGAAAAGGAGACCACTCTATGATAAAGAGTTACACGACACAATTGCAACATGTTTTCCAAACGATTGCCAAGCAAGACGAAGCCATTGCAGACAGCGCGCGCCTTTTGGCACAAGCGCTTGTAGGCGAGGGGAATATATATTTACTCGCGAACGAACGCTTTTCAGCACTTGCAGATACACTCGTTCAAAACGAAGACACACCTAAGCGAATACAACGAATGTCCCGGAAGCAAAAAGAAGCGCTTTCCGCTGCTGACCGTATGCTTGTTCTGAGCGATGGAACAGAA
The Salicibibacter kimchii DNA segment above includes these coding regions:
- a CDS encoding DUF2529 family protein, with amino-acid sequence MIKSYTTQLQHVFQTIAKQDEAIADSARLLAQALVGEGNIYLLANERFSALADTLVQNEDTPKRIQRMSRKQKEALSAADRMLVLSDGTETKEDASYLQGLLQAHIPIVFLGPGHPNLSFEEGMEEPMGITTPSSPIVPAPDGSKRGYPTEIAIIYAYQAMMFELSEMIAE